From the Phyllopteryx taeniolatus isolate TA_2022b chromosome 16, UOR_Ptae_1.2, whole genome shotgun sequence genome, one window contains:
- the soul5 gene encoding heme-binding protein 2, with protein MCVAFFLLVLSGLSGCGHFSFYNLSWDLVLRHCTKQSATMFLLAGLVGCLLSLTAEARVGNCSEMPFFTETSQCLMFKVICKTDTYEARHYDAAKWVSTTESYWSMDIACMRAFTRLYKYISGENEMGQKIQMTTPVVVKMGEKKWFWQTKEFTVSFLLPREHLANPPVPTNDKVFLSESPAQNVYVRSYGGWMNSLSDCHENEALMYDLMKNGASFKEDCHFGVGYNSPWTMFNRHNEVWLMIEDDPVCSSSEELD; from the exons atgtgtgttgctTTTTTCCTTCTGGTATTGTCTGGACTTTCAGGGTGTGGTCACTTTTCCTTTTATAACTTGTCTTGGGATCTTGTTTTGCGCCACTGCACCAAACAATCTGCCACCAT GTTTCTGCTTGCAGGACTTGTTGGCTGCCTGCTATCCCTCACAGCGGAGGCCAGAGTTGG GAACTGCTCTGAGATGCCATTCTTTACCGAGACAAGCCAGTGTCTGATGTTTAAGGTCATCTGCAAGACTGACACGTATGAG GCGCGCCACTATGACGCTGCGAAGTGGGTGTCAACCACAGAGAGCTACTGGTCCATGGACATTGCCTGTATGAGAGCATTTACGCGGCTGTACAAGTACATCAGTGGTGAAAACGAGATGG GACAAAAGATTCAAATGACGACACCTGTCGTGGTCAAGATGGGCGAAAAGAAGTGGTTTTGGCAAACAAAAGAATTCACAGTGAGCTTTTTGCTGCCCCGGGAGCACCTGGCCAATCCTCCAGTGCCTACGAATGACAAG GTGTTCCTCAGTGAGTCGCCTGCTCAAAATGTGTACGTGCGGAGCTACGGTGGGTGGATGAACTCGCTGAGTGACTGTCATGAAAATGAAGCGCTGATGTACGACCTGATGAAGAATGGCGCTTCGTTCAAAGAAGACTGCCACTTTGGCGTTGGATATAACAG CCCCTGGACTATGTTCAATAGGCACAACGAGGTGTGGTTGATGATTGAGGACGACCCCGTGTGTTCCAGCAGTGAAGAACTGGACTGA
- the nr5a5 gene encoding nuclear receptor subfamily 5, group A, member 5 isoform X2 encodes MEDVPDPGCRTDNYHEDIFPLEGASTSQELRRAADARPNSDEGCPVCGDKISGYHYGLLTCESCKGFFKRSVQNDKHYTCAEGQSCPMNVSQRKRCPFCRFQKCLAVGMKKEVRADRMRGGRNKFGPFYRQMKDQKVHPKANVALYRSKMEPTQRLWPAASNDCPLMCNHTSTPLPPDVFHQSHMYPSRMAPLPLDDRVVPPLPLPQTFPGYLSEELQTPLSYSPAPSHYSVHRTPSSPYTLQTPSTSPCSTVMPVPPPQGPVGFPAACGAHSPSGFLAQLLEGEQDESQLCAKVVASLQREQANRGKHDCLNTFSIMCKMADQTLFGLVEWSRNSALFKELKVEDQMVLLQSCWSELLVLDHLCRQVTYGKEGCIYLVMGQQIEMSTIISQAGSTLSSLVTRTQDLVSKLKALHFDRHEFVCLKYLVLFNPDVKSVQSRRQVEHTQERVNRALMEHTQRTHPGHSDKFGQLLLRLPEVRSISLQVEEYLYQRHLLGDLPCNSLLTEMLHTKYS; translated from the exons ATGGAGGACGTTCCTGATCCTGGATGCCGTACGGACAACTACCACGAAGACATCTTTCCTTTAGAAGGAGCATCAACGT CTCAGGAGCTCAGGAGGGCCGCGGACGCGAGGCCCAATTCGGACGAGGGCTGTCCCGTGTGCGGAGACAAAATATCGGGGTACCACTACGGCCTGCTCACCTGCGAGAGCTGCAAG GGCTTCTTCAAACGCTCGGTGCAGAACGACAAACACTACACCTGCGCAGAGGGACAGAGCTGCCCCATGAACGTCTCGCAGAGGAAGCGCTGCCCCTTCTGCCGCTTCCAGAAGTGTCTGGCGGTGGGCATGAAGAAAGAAG TGAGAGCGGACCGCATGCGAGGCGGCAGGAACAAGTTTGGGCCTTTCTACAGGCAGATGAAAGACCAAAAAGTGCATCCCAAGGCCAACGTCGCCCTCTATAGGTCCAAAATGGAACCGACGCAAAGGCTCTGGCCTGCAGCGTCCAATGATTGTCCACTCATGTGCAACCACACCAGCACTCCCCTGCCCCCGGATGTTTTCCATCAGTCGCACATGTATCCCTCCAGAATGGCACCCTTGCCTTTAGACGACAGGGTAGTCCCTCCTCTGCCGCTTCCCCAAACGTTCCCCGGTTACCTCTCAGAAGAACTACAAACACCTCTGAGCTACAGCCCGGCTCCTTCACACTACTCCGTGCACAGAACCCCAAGCAGCCCGTACACATTACAAACCCCCTCGACGTCGCCGTGCTCAACCGTCATGCCCGTCCCGCCGCCGCAAGGCCCCGTCGGCTTCCCGGCCGCCTGCGGCGCGCACTCACCGTCCGGCTTTCTCGCTCAGCTCCTGGAAGGGGAGCAGGACGAGAGCCAGCTGTGCGCCAAGGTGGTGGCTAGTCTGCAGAGGGAGCAGGCCAACCGGGGCAAGCATGACTGCCTCAACACGTTCAGCATCATGTGCAAAATGGCGGACCAGACTCTGTTTGGCCTGGTGGAGTGGTCCAGGAACAGTGCGCTCTTCAAGGAGCTCAAG GTGGAGGACCAGATGGTTCTTCTGCAGAGTTGCTGGAGTGAGCTCCTGGTTCTGGACCACCTCTGCAGACAGGTGACCTACGGAAAAGAGGGTTGCATATATCTGGTCATGGGACAGCAG ATCGAGATGTCAACAATCATCTCTCAGGCGGGATCCACACTGAGCAGTTTGGTCACCAGGACGCAGGACTTGGTGTCCAAACTGAAGGCGCTCCACTTTGACAGGCACGAGTTTGTCTGTCTCAAATATTTGGTGCTTTTTAACCCTG ATGTGAAGTCCGTGCAGAGTCGGCGGCAAGTGGAGCACACGCAGGAGCGGGTGAACAGGGCACTGATGGAGCACACCCAACGGACTCACCCGGGTCACTCGGACAAATTCGGCCAGTTGCTGCTGCGGCTGCCCGAGGTGCGCAGCATCAGCCTGCAGGTGGAGGAGTATTTGTACCAGCGCCACCTGCTGGGTGATTTGCCTTGTAACTCTCTGCTCACAGAGATGCTGCACACCAAATACAGCTGA
- the nr5a5 gene encoding nuclear receptor subfamily 5, group A, member 5 isoform X3: MEDVPDPGCRTDNYHEDIFPLEGASTSQELRRAADARPNSDEGCPVCGDKISGYHYGLLTCESCKGFFKRSVQNDKHYTCAEGQSCPMNVSQRKRCPFCRFQKCLAVGMKKEAVRADRMRGGRNKFGPFYRQMKDQKVHPKANVALYRSKMEPTQRLWPAASNDCPLMCNHTSTPLPPDVFHQSHMYPSRMAPLPLDDRVVPPLPLPQTFPGYLSEELQTPLSYSPAPSHYSVHRTPSSPYTLQTPSTSPCSTVMPVPPPQGPVGFPAACGAHSPSGFLAQLLEGEQDESQLCAKVVASLQREQANRGKHDCLNTFSIMCKMADQTLFGLVEWSRNSALFKELKVEDQMVLLQSCWSELLVLDHLCRQVTYGKEGCIYLVMGQQIEMSTIISQAGSTLSSLVTRTQDLVSKLKALHFDRCEVRAESAASGAHAGAGEQGTDGAHPTDSPGSLGQIRPVAAAAARGAQHQPAGGGVFVPAPPAG; the protein is encoded by the exons ATGGAGGACGTTCCTGATCCTGGATGCCGTACGGACAACTACCACGAAGACATCTTTCCTTTAGAAGGAGCATCAACGT CTCAGGAGCTCAGGAGGGCCGCGGACGCGAGGCCCAATTCGGACGAGGGCTGTCCCGTGTGCGGAGACAAAATATCGGGGTACCACTACGGCCTGCTCACCTGCGAGAGCTGCAAG GGCTTCTTCAAACGCTCGGTGCAGAACGACAAACACTACACCTGCGCAGAGGGACAGAGCTGCCCCATGAACGTCTCGCAGAGGAAGCGCTGCCCCTTCTGCCGCTTCCAGAAGTGTCTGGCGGTGGGCATGAAGAAAGAAG CAGTGAGAGCGGACCGCATGCGAGGCGGCAGGAACAAGTTTGGGCCTTTCTACAGGCAGATGAAAGACCAAAAAGTGCATCCCAAGGCCAACGTCGCCCTCTATAGGTCCAAAATGGAACCGACGCAAAGGCTCTGGCCTGCAGCGTCCAATGATTGTCCACTCATGTGCAACCACACCAGCACTCCCCTGCCCCCGGATGTTTTCCATCAGTCGCACATGTATCCCTCCAGAATGGCACCCTTGCCTTTAGACGACAGGGTAGTCCCTCCTCTGCCGCTTCCCCAAACGTTCCCCGGTTACCTCTCAGAAGAACTACAAACACCTCTGAGCTACAGCCCGGCTCCTTCACACTACTCCGTGCACAGAACCCCAAGCAGCCCGTACACATTACAAACCCCCTCGACGTCGCCGTGCTCAACCGTCATGCCCGTCCCGCCGCCGCAAGGCCCCGTCGGCTTCCCGGCCGCCTGCGGCGCGCACTCACCGTCCGGCTTTCTCGCTCAGCTCCTGGAAGGGGAGCAGGACGAGAGCCAGCTGTGCGCCAAGGTGGTGGCTAGTCTGCAGAGGGAGCAGGCCAACCGGGGCAAGCATGACTGCCTCAACACGTTCAGCATCATGTGCAAAATGGCGGACCAGACTCTGTTTGGCCTGGTGGAGTGGTCCAGGAACAGTGCGCTCTTCAAGGAGCTCAAG GTGGAGGACCAGATGGTTCTTCTGCAGAGTTGCTGGAGTGAGCTCCTGGTTCTGGACCACCTCTGCAGACAGGTGACCTACGGAAAAGAGGGTTGCATATATCTGGTCATGGGACAGCAG ATCGAGATGTCAACAATCATCTCTCAGGCGGGATCCACACTGAGCAGTTTGGTCACCAGGACGCAGGACTTGGTGTCCAAACTGAAGGCGCTCCACTTTGACAG ATGTGAAGTCCGTGCAGAGTCGGCGGCAAGTGGAGCACACGCAGGAGCGGGTGAACAGGGCACTGATGGAGCACACCCAACGGACTCACCCGGGTCACTCGGACAAATTCGGCCAGTTGCTGCTGCGGCTGCCCGAGGTGCGCAGCATCAGCCTGCAGGTGGAGGAGTATTTGTACCAGCGCCACCTGCTGGGTGA
- the nr5a5 gene encoding nuclear receptor subfamily 5, group A, member 5 isoform X1: MEDVPDPGCRTDNYHEDIFPLEGASTSQELRRAADARPNSDEGCPVCGDKISGYHYGLLTCESCKGFFKRSVQNDKHYTCAEGQSCPMNVSQRKRCPFCRFQKCLAVGMKKEAVRADRMRGGRNKFGPFYRQMKDQKVHPKANVALYRSKMEPTQRLWPAASNDCPLMCNHTSTPLPPDVFHQSHMYPSRMAPLPLDDRVVPPLPLPQTFPGYLSEELQTPLSYSPAPSHYSVHRTPSSPYTLQTPSTSPCSTVMPVPPPQGPVGFPAACGAHSPSGFLAQLLEGEQDESQLCAKVVASLQREQANRGKHDCLNTFSIMCKMADQTLFGLVEWSRNSALFKELKVEDQMVLLQSCWSELLVLDHLCRQVTYGKEGCIYLVMGQQIEMSTIISQAGSTLSSLVTRTQDLVSKLKALHFDRHEFVCLKYLVLFNPDVKSVQSRRQVEHTQERVNRALMEHTQRTHPGHSDKFGQLLLRLPEVRSISLQVEEYLYQRHLLGDLPCNSLLTEMLHTKYS; encoded by the exons ATGGAGGACGTTCCTGATCCTGGATGCCGTACGGACAACTACCACGAAGACATCTTTCCTTTAGAAGGAGCATCAACGT CTCAGGAGCTCAGGAGGGCCGCGGACGCGAGGCCCAATTCGGACGAGGGCTGTCCCGTGTGCGGAGACAAAATATCGGGGTACCACTACGGCCTGCTCACCTGCGAGAGCTGCAAG GGCTTCTTCAAACGCTCGGTGCAGAACGACAAACACTACACCTGCGCAGAGGGACAGAGCTGCCCCATGAACGTCTCGCAGAGGAAGCGCTGCCCCTTCTGCCGCTTCCAGAAGTGTCTGGCGGTGGGCATGAAGAAAGAAG CAGTGAGAGCGGACCGCATGCGAGGCGGCAGGAACAAGTTTGGGCCTTTCTACAGGCAGATGAAAGACCAAAAAGTGCATCCCAAGGCCAACGTCGCCCTCTATAGGTCCAAAATGGAACCGACGCAAAGGCTCTGGCCTGCAGCGTCCAATGATTGTCCACTCATGTGCAACCACACCAGCACTCCCCTGCCCCCGGATGTTTTCCATCAGTCGCACATGTATCCCTCCAGAATGGCACCCTTGCCTTTAGACGACAGGGTAGTCCCTCCTCTGCCGCTTCCCCAAACGTTCCCCGGTTACCTCTCAGAAGAACTACAAACACCTCTGAGCTACAGCCCGGCTCCTTCACACTACTCCGTGCACAGAACCCCAAGCAGCCCGTACACATTACAAACCCCCTCGACGTCGCCGTGCTCAACCGTCATGCCCGTCCCGCCGCCGCAAGGCCCCGTCGGCTTCCCGGCCGCCTGCGGCGCGCACTCACCGTCCGGCTTTCTCGCTCAGCTCCTGGAAGGGGAGCAGGACGAGAGCCAGCTGTGCGCCAAGGTGGTGGCTAGTCTGCAGAGGGAGCAGGCCAACCGGGGCAAGCATGACTGCCTCAACACGTTCAGCATCATGTGCAAAATGGCGGACCAGACTCTGTTTGGCCTGGTGGAGTGGTCCAGGAACAGTGCGCTCTTCAAGGAGCTCAAG GTGGAGGACCAGATGGTTCTTCTGCAGAGTTGCTGGAGTGAGCTCCTGGTTCTGGACCACCTCTGCAGACAGGTGACCTACGGAAAAGAGGGTTGCATATATCTGGTCATGGGACAGCAG ATCGAGATGTCAACAATCATCTCTCAGGCGGGATCCACACTGAGCAGTTTGGTCACCAGGACGCAGGACTTGGTGTCCAAACTGAAGGCGCTCCACTTTGACAGGCACGAGTTTGTCTGTCTCAAATATTTGGTGCTTTTTAACCCTG ATGTGAAGTCCGTGCAGAGTCGGCGGCAAGTGGAGCACACGCAGGAGCGGGTGAACAGGGCACTGATGGAGCACACCCAACGGACTCACCCGGGTCACTCGGACAAATTCGGCCAGTTGCTGCTGCGGCTGCCCGAGGTGCGCAGCATCAGCCTGCAGGTGGAGGAGTATTTGTACCAGCGCCACCTGCTGGGTGATTTGCCTTGTAACTCTCTGCTCACAGAGATGCTGCACACCAAATACAGCTGA